The following coding sequences lie in one Synechococcus sp. PCC 7336 genomic window:
- a CDS encoding DUF433 domain-containing protein gives MSSATGLLNRITQTPGQCGGRPCIRGMRIRVTDILEMLAENISATEILEDFPDLELADIQACLIFAARPTDFPRLTA, from the coding sequence ATGAGCTCAGCGACTGGCTTGTTGAATCGCATTACCCAAACCCCCGGCCAGTGCGGCGGGCGTCCCTGCATTCGAGGGATGCGCATTCGAGTCACCGATATTTTAGAAATGTTGGCTGAGAACATTAGTGCTACTGAAATTTTAGAAGACTTTCCCGATCTCGAACTAGCCGATATTCAAGCTTGCCTAATCTTTGCAGCGCGCCCTACAGATTTTCCTAGACTGACGGCATGA
- a CDS encoding DUF5615 family PIN-like protein has product MKIWIDAQLPPTLASWLANSFDLEATALRDLELRDARDIEIFEAARAESAVVMTKESDFIDLVC; this is encoded by the coding sequence ATGAAGATTTGGATCGACGCTCAACTACCTCCAACCCTTGCAAGTTGGTTGGCAAACAGCTTTGATTTAGAAGCTACTGCATTGCGCGATTTAGAACTGCGGGATGCTCGAGATATCGAAATATTCGAAGCAGCACGAGCCGAGAGTGCTGTGGTTATGACGAAAGAGAGTGATTTTATTGACTTAGTATGTTGA